The following proteins are encoded in a genomic region of bacterium:
- a CDS encoding DUF433 domain-containing protein, with translation MKNLTRITFDANVMGGKPCIRGLRVTVGTIVGLVAAGYSTTDILKAYPYLEDEDIREALAYAAWRAEEIELPLVSA, from the coding sequence ATGAAAAATCTGACACGGATTACTTTTGATGCTAATGTCATGGGGGGTAAACCCTGTATTCGTGGATTGCGTGTCACTGTGGGAACTATTGTTGGACTGGTTGCTGCAGGATACTCCACCACCGACATTCTAAAAGCATACCCCTATTTAGAAGATGAAGATATTCGTGAAGCCCTTGCCTATGCAGCCTGGCGAGCTGAAGAAATAGAATTGCCGTTGGTGTCCGCATGA
- a CDS encoding DUF5615 family PIN-like protein: MNLSPDWVEVFEKEGWQTLHWSTVGERGATDYVIMKWACENGYVVFTHDLDFGAILATTRAQGPSVIQVRTQDVMPRNLRYGLVQIFRQYESVLERGALLTINENKSRVHILPFQ; the protein is encoded by the coding sequence ATGAACCTTTCTCCTGACTGGGTTGAAGTATTTGAGAAAGAAGGGTGGCAAACGCTTCATTGGTCGACAGTGGGAGAGCGTGGCGCTACGGATTATGTGATTATGAAGTGGGCATGCGAAAATGGTTATGTTGTATTTACCCATGATCTTGATTTTGGAGCGATATTAGCAACCACTCGGGCACAAGGACCAAGTGTTATTCAGGTTCGTACGCAAGATGTGATGCCTCGGAATTTAAGGTATGGGTTGGTGCAGATATTCCGGCAATACGAATCGGTGCTTGAAAGGGGAGCATTACTCACTATAAACGAAAACAAATCCAGAGTGCATATTTTGCCTTTTCAGTAA